The Bacteroidota bacterium genome includes the window GGAAATGTTTTCTGTTATCCTCCGGTATTTGAGTTCGCTCTCTACCAGGAGTCTTTCCGAGACTTTCTGTTCGGTTATCTCCTGAAAAATAATGGAAATCCCGTTTGGTGAGGGGTAGATTCTGTTGGCGAACCATCTGTCCCATGGGGGGTAATATTCCTCGATGAAAATCGGTTTTTGTGTTTGAAAAGCTTCAATATATGCATCTGCAAACTTCGTCCCTTTTGCCTCAGGGTACTCTTCCCAGTAGTTTTTCCCGACAAGGTATTTGGACTCCCTACCCAACATCGTGCTGGCATGATCATTTACATATATGTAGTTAAACTTCTCGTCGAACGCAACCACTCCGTCACTAATTCGTTCGAGCAATTCCTCCAGCATATTTACTCTTTTTTCAGATTCAGATTTTAATTCAACGGCAGCCATTTTTTTCTCGATTCAAAATATTCTCACAACAACAAGTAACTTATCTAAAAACTTCAAAACAGCAAAAACAGGATTAAAGCAGCATTCCTATTTGCCATTTATTTGGAAACCGTAAAATCGAATCTGGTCCCTCTGCCGGGTTCTGAATCCACTGTAATAACGCCACCCATCCCTTCAACCAGTTTTTTCACCGTGGCGAGTCCGATCCCGTTTCCTCTTCCTCCAAAGCGGTCACGAGTTGATAAAACCGTAAAAATCTCAAAGATTTTATCCTTAAACTGAGGAGAAATACCTCTCCCGTTATCTGAGACAAAAAAGTGGTAAAATCTTTCCGATTCACTGAACCCGATTTCCATCTGAACCCGGTCGCTGTCGTTATATTTTATTCCGTTCGAAATCAGATTTAGCAATACCTGCTGCAATCCGGTTTTGTTAACTACAATCTCCTTTCCGGCTTCGGGCAGAATCAGGTCTGTCTCTTTTGCCGCCGGTATAAGGGCAAGTGTCTCTTTGAGGAAGTGGTCGAGGTTTAGATTTTCCTTTGACATTTTGGCAAACCCCTGAGATCTGCTGTGTTCGAGAATGCCATCTACCAGACTTCGAAGTTTGTCTGCCGACCATCGGATTGCCTGCAGCATCTCTTTGGCATCATTATCCACTCTTTCACTGTATTCCTCGAGTAACATCTGTGAGAGTGCCGACATACTGCCAAGAGGCGATTTTATGTCGTGTGCTGCAACGAATGCGAATTTCTCCAGTTCGGAATTTCTCTCCTCCAGATCGTCAATTGTCAAATCGAGTGCTTTTTTGTTCTTCCGCAGTTCAAAGAGCTTAACAACCTGTTTTGCAAGAATAATAAGAGCCCTGACATTTTGTTCACTTATCACTCTCGGCTCATGGTCGATAACACATAGCGTACCCATTGGCAGCCCGCTCGCTGTAACCAATGGTACTCCTGCATAGAAGAGTATCGGCGGGTTTGCAAGTACATTTGGGTTGTCGTGAAATCTTTCGTCCAGTCTTGCATCAGGTACAATAAAAATCGATCCGGGATGGTTAATCGCGTGGGAACACATCCCCAACTCTCTCGGAGCTTCAGTAAATGGAATTCCGAAATGAGATTTAAACCATTGACGGTTTGAATCTATCAGATTCACCAGAGAAATTGGTGTTCCACAGATGAACGATGCGAGTTCGGTTATATCATCATATTCCACTTCAGGCATCGTATCAAGAATTGAAAATTCTTCAAGTTCTTTTAATCTTTCCGCTTCCCGGGGATGCATCTCAGGTTTTATCATCAATATCGCAGTTTTAAGTTTAAAAATGAAAAACGAAGCAACTGTGTCAGGCAAACTGTCAATATTTTTTTTTGAAGTTTGCCAACTTTCCTGTCCTAAAATAATAAATTAGACAAAGAATTAAGCAGTGATTTTTTTGTTTTTGGTTCCAAATCGGTCCTCGTTATACAAAAAGTTAAACCCCCTTTCTTTTTGAGAATTATTTTTGTATTTTTCATTCTATTTAAAAATTAATAAGTACTCTGTTCATGTTGAAGTCATAATCAATAACGAAAAATGATAACATCCTCTCATTCGCCAGTCAGGAGATCACTTAAATGGTAGATTATAATGACATGTCTAAAAATGATCTGATCAAACTGATCAGTGGACTTAAGGAAGAGGTCGACAGGTTAAAAACCGCCGAAAAAAAGAGATCCGGTGAAGCCGCTTTATCAGGGATAACAGATCTGGAAGAGAATATATATATCACTACTGCCGAGTACTCCGAGATACTTCACCGTATACCGGCGGGAATCTATATTTTCCTTATTACTGCCGCCGGTGAAATGAGTTTCGTGTACGGGAGCAGCAAATACTGCGAAATGCTTCAGATAAGGAAGGAAGAACTTCTTTCGAATCCTGAGGTTGTGATGGACAAAGTACACCCCGATGACCGCCCTTCTCTTGATGAAGCAAACAGACAAGCCTGGCTGAATAAAAAACCTTTCCGCTGGGAGGGGAGGTGTAAGATCGAGGGTGAGATGAAATGGGTCCGAATTGAGTCCATCCCAACCATTTTGCCGAACGGTGATTCATACTGGAACGGTATCATGTTCGATATTTCAGAGCAAAAAAAGTTTGAGTCAGCGCTCATTTCAAGTGAAGAGAAATTCAGGTCACTGTTCGAAAATATGATCGAAGGGTCTGCAGTACATGAATTAATCTATGATGAATCATCAACTCCATACGATTACAGGATACTTGATGTAAATCCTTCTTTCGAGAAAATACTTGGTTTGAAGAAGGAGAGCATCCTGAATAAAACGAGTCGTGAGGCGTATGGCATAGCCGACCCTCCATTCCTGGATATTTACACTAAAACAGTTGCAACAGGTGAGCCGGTTGTCTTCGAAACCTCGTACCCCCCTCTCAATAAATACTTTTCAATTTCTGTATATAAAACAGACTCGAGTGGTTTTGCCACAATATTTCAGGATATTACGGAAAGAAAAAAATGGGAAGACGCTCTCAACAAAAAGAATGAAGAGCTTGAACGGTTTGTGAAAGAGAAAGAAAAGTTTTTCTCGATAATAGCCCATGATCTCAGAAGTCCGTTTCTTGGATTATTGGGATTGACCGAGATACTCGCTGATGACGCAGCGGAGATGGAGAAAGATGTACTCCTCAAGTTCAGCAAAAGTGTCCACAATAATGCGCAAAATATTTTTGAGCTCCTAAAAAATCTGCTCGAATGGTCTCAAATGCAAAAGGGTTCAATGCCTTTCGACCGGACTGTGTTCAGTCTGAACTCGATTATTGAAAGTAATATCGAATCTCTGGCAGAAAGAGCATCACAAAAGGAAGTTCAGATTGTCAACAAATTTACTGATCCTGTGAATGTAATCGCTGATAAAAACATGATTAATTCCGTCATACTGAATCTGCTGACTAATGCAATCAAATTCTCAAAAAGGGGTGGATATATCTGTTTTGACATCGAGGCTCTGGATGATACTATGGTTGAAGTATCTGTGAGAGATACAGGAGTCGGAATGGACAGTGAAAGATTGGCAAAACTTTTCCATCCGGGAGAAAAAACCGGTTCAAAAGGGACAGACGGTGAAGCAGGAACAGGTCTGGGATTGCTCCTTTGTAAGGAATTCGTTGAAAAAAATGGAGGAACTATCCGGGTTGAAAGCAAGGAGGGTGCAGGAAGTAAATTCTCATTCACTTTGAGAAGATCAACCGGCAACTAAACAGCTAAAATATCCTGAAGTTAAAAAAACGGGCTGGAAATAAATTCCAGCCCCCTGAATTATACGAGGTCTCTTCCGTCAGCCATTTTCATGCTGCCGGTGATGATCTGAATAAGATCTATCAGTGACCAAATACCGCAACCACCAAGCGTGATTAACTGCAACCACCAGTTGGAATAGCCCATCATAAGACGATGAATACCAAGTCCTCCGAGAAAAAGACAAACGAGGATCATGGTTACCTTTGATTGAACTGGTTTCTGTTCTGTCATAATTATACCTTTTGTTTCTCCTACTCGTCAGGCTTTTCGGTGACGCCCCGTTTTTTAATGTGGTTTCTGGGCTCCACAGTATATTAAAAAATATTGGTCTTGAAATCAATTGACAATTCAGGTAATTTCAGACAATACATCCCGACGGCAGGCAAAACTCGGTGAGTGACGATAGTCGCTCGCTGTGCCGTCAGCAAATTGTGTATTTTTTTGTTATATCAGAGATTGATATAATTGGGAGGTTTTTGGACCTGAGTCGAAGAAAACTATTATTAAAGTAACGGTCGAAATTAGTTTTTTTTCACATTACTACCAAATAAAATTTTGAAAAATATATTATTTTTTAATAATGGGATTTTATTAAAGTAAACAGGTGGAGTAATGTTTTTCATCACTGCAAAATTTTGATGACTACATTCCCTTTTTTGTGTCCTTTTTCCGCATATTCGTGGGCCGCTGCAGTTTCCTCAAGCGGATAAATTCTGTCGATTACCGGTCGATACTTTCCATTTGCAATCTGTGTTGCCAGAAAGTTTAGATTCTCCGTGGTCTCCTTTACAATACCCCCGGTCACTTTCACCTTTGTTGTCAGGTTCGTCCACAATCCCCTGAAAAAATCCACGGGACTATGATGAACCGCTCGCAAATATCGCCCGCCGTCTTTCAATGATTTTACACATCCCCTAAACGGGCTTTTCCCGACTGTACAATAAATAACATCATATTTTTTACCATTCTTCGTAAAATCCTCTTTTGTATAATCCACTGTGAAGTGTGCTCCCAGCGATCTGACCAGGTCGGAATTGGAACCGCTGCATACAGCCGTCACTTCCGCACCCAAATCGTTCGCTATTTGAACCGCCGCCGTACCAAGACTCCCCGAAGCACCATGGATCAACACTTTATCCCCCTTTTTTATATTTCCTTTTTGCAGGAAGTAAAGACTGGTCAGTCCGCCAAATGCAATGGTTGCAGCCTCTTCAAATGAAATATTCTTTGGTTTATGGGATATAATTGCGTTTTCAGGGAAGCAGCGGTATTCAGCGTAAGTACCGAAATCAAATCCCGCTGATCCGAAAATCTCGTCATCTTTTTTGAACAGAGTAACATTTTTACCCGTCTCCTCAACAATTCCTGAAAACTCAATGCCCAGGATTTGCTTTTTTGGAGCGGAAAGACCATACACTAATCTTGCTACCCACGGGTCTGCTTTTCTGATTCTAATGTCAGCCGTGGCAACCGTTGTAGCCATTATCTTAACTAAAATCTCGTTGTCGTTGGGGGAGGGTTTTTCCTGTTCCTTAAGTTGAAGTACCGAGGGGGGACCATATTTCGAATAAATTATTGTTCGCATGAATTTCCTGAGGAAAGTGACAAATAAAAGGAGATAACTTTTTTCGTTTGTAGTAAAAATCGCAAAGACTTGCCAAATTTTAATGGCGGTAATATAAATTACGATTTCAGTCTGCTAAGTTACAACTATCCAAAGAGCATGAGTCCTGAATAGTTTGAACGGGTGAATTGCCTTTCAGACGGTTCTGTTTATGCCCTCGTCGCTTAATGCCTCATTCAGATAATCTATAAGGGGTTTATTTGCCAGATATGATTCTTCAACCAGATCGATCAGCCCACCTGCCGTAACCTCATTAGTTGAAAGCGTTTTAAGCGAAATAAAACTTTTCATCTTAAGAAATTCGATGTATTCATGATCTTTTGGGAATCCTTTGGGAGCAGTCCTGAGAGTTTCTTCGCTTGAATCGAGGCATCCATAGAAATTGACAAAACGGTTTTCAGTCACAATTTCTTGAAGTTCCTTGCCGTTTTGTGCCACGAATCTTCTCACATTTGCGAGCAGGTCAGCAGGTGGACGGTATAGTCCCCCACCAACAAACGACCTGCCGGGACTGATGGAAAGATGAAATGATGCATGAGCAATCTTCAGATACGGTGTGAAAGTGAAATTGTCTTTATAGACCGGTTTGTCGGGCTGAAATCTCCGGTTGTTGTAGATTCTGTGGACTGTGTCCTTCGGTTGTATCCCGTGCAGTAGCTCGTCGTAAATCGAGAGTCTGTCGAGCATTTCAGCCACCTGATCCATCCAGAAATCTCTGACAGCGAGGTATCTGCTCTTCTCTTTGTCCATCCACTCTTTTGAATTATTCGCTGAAAGGTCTTTCAAAAAAGCCAGTATATCGTTAATATTCACTTTTACCTCCAATGATCGAATGAAACAAAACAAATCAATTACTAAACTCCTGCAAGTCGCATCACGAGAAAAACAAGAATTGCTGCTGTGGAACTCCGGTATATCCATTTAATATACACCCTTCCCTCGTCACCTTCTGATTGAAGAAGCCGGAACACAGAAAGGATTATTACCCCGTCCATAACGAGAAAAGGAATCAGGAAGGGAATCTTAAACCAGCCCAAAACAAACGGGATAACGGTCAGAAGTATAACAAAACCAAATATGTAGCTGCTGATCTTTAATGCCCGGGTTCGTCCGAATTTGATAGCAAGAGATTTGGATTGAATTTTTTTATCGCCTTCCAAATCCATCGCATCGGCAGATATTTCCTCCCCCAAATCCAGCATGGCAGCAAGCAATCCAAAAAATAAAACCGTTTTCTCAAAAGGAAGTCCAACCGAAATTCCGCCAAATACAAAAGTCATCCCGACGGAAAAGCTTACCATAAGATTTCCGGGGAATCCCGTTCGCTTCAGTCTCCAGTTGTATAAAAAACCAGTGATCGCCAGAACAATCCCTGCCGTGAATGCAATAATATTTAAGAGGTAACTCAGGAACAATCCAACAGAAAGCAAAACGATAAAAAGTACAAGAGCTTCTGATTTTGAGATCATCCCTGAAGGGATCGGGCGATGGGGAGCATTAATGATGTCTGACTCGACATCGAAATAGTCGTTGATTGCCAGAATGGCACCTGAGATCAGGGCGACTGCGAAGAACCCGGTAATGGTTTGCAGGAATGATGCAGGGGCTCCAAGAGCAAGAAGTTGACCTGTCACAACACAGATTCCCGCAGCAACAGAGAGGTCGGGTCTAATGAGAGTAAGACTGCCTTCTATCCGGTTCATCGGCTCAGCGATACTGTGAGAAAAAATAAATCATCA containing:
- a CDS encoding histidine kinase, producing MIKPEMHPREAERLKELEEFSILDTMPEVEYDDITELASFICGTPISLVNLIDSNRQWFKSHFGIPFTEAPRELGMCSHAINHPGSIFIVPDARLDERFHDNPNVLANPPILFYAGVPLVTASGLPMGTLCVIDHEPRVISEQNVRALIILAKQVVKLFELRKNKKALDLTIDDLEERNSELEKFAFVAAHDIKSPLGSMSALSQMLLEEYSERVDNDAKEMLQAIRWSADKLRSLVDGILEHSRSQGFAKMSKENLNLDHFLKETLALIPAAKETDLILPEAGKEIVVNKTGLQQVLLNLISNGIKYNDSDRVQMEIGFSESERFYHFFVSDNGRGISPQFKDKIFEIFTVLSTRDRFGGRGNGIGLATVKKLVEGMGGVITVDSEPGRGTRFDFTVSK
- a CDS encoding PAS domain-containing sensor histidine kinase, whose amino-acid sequence is MVDYNDMSKNDLIKLISGLKEEVDRLKTAEKKRSGEAALSGITDLEENIYITTAEYSEILHRIPAGIYIFLITAAGEMSFVYGSSKYCEMLQIRKEELLSNPEVVMDKVHPDDRPSLDEANRQAWLNKKPFRWEGRCKIEGEMKWVRIESIPTILPNGDSYWNGIMFDISEQKKFESALISSEEKFRSLFENMIEGSAVHELIYDESSTPYDYRILDVNPSFEKILGLKKESILNKTSREAYGIADPPFLDIYTKTVATGEPVVFETSYPPLNKYFSISVYKTDSSGFATIFQDITERKKWEDALNKKNEELERFVKEKEKFFSIIAHDLRSPFLGLLGLTEILADDAAEMEKDVLLKFSKSVHNNAQNIFELLKNLLEWSQMQKGSMPFDRTVFSLNSIIESNIESLAERASQKEVQIVNKFTDPVNVIADKNMINSVILNLLTNAIKFSKRGGYICFDIEALDDTMVEVSVRDTGVGMDSERLAKLFHPGEKTGSKGTDGEAGTGLGLLLCKEFVEKNGGTIRVESKEGAGSKFSFTLRRSTGN
- a CDS encoding TM2 domain-containing protein — translated: MTEQKPVQSKVTMILVCLFLGGLGIHRLMMGYSNWWLQLITLGGCGIWSLIDLIQIITGSMKMADGRDLV
- a CDS encoding NAD(P)-dependent alcohol dehydrogenase — its product is MRTIIYSKYGPPSVLQLKEQEKPSPNDNEILVKIMATTVATADIRIRKADPWVARLVYGLSAPKKQILGIEFSGIVEETGKNVTLFKKDDEIFGSAGFDFGTYAEYRCFPENAIISHKPKNISFEEAATIAFGGLTSLYFLQKGNIKKGDKVLIHGASGSLGTAAVQIANDLGAEVTAVCSGSNSDLVRSLGAHFTVDYTKEDFTKNGKKYDVIYCTVGKSPFRGCVKSLKDGGRYLRAVHHSPVDFFRGLWTNLTTKVKVTGGIVKETTENLNFLATQIANGKYRPVIDRIYPLEETAAAHEYAEKGHKKGNVVIKILQ
- a CDS encoding DUF2461 domain-containing protein, with amino-acid sequence MNINDILAFLKDLSANNSKEWMDKEKSRYLAVRDFWMDQVAEMLDRLSIYDELLHGIQPKDTVHRIYNNRRFQPDKPVYKDNFTFTPYLKIAHASFHLSISPGRSFVGGGLYRPPADLLANVRRFVAQNGKELQEIVTENRFVNFYGCLDSSEETLRTAPKGFPKDHEYIEFLKMKSFISLKTLSTNEVTAGGLIDLVEESYLANKPLIDYLNEALSDEGINRTV
- a CDS encoding UbiA family prenyltransferase — protein: MNRIEGSLTLIRPDLSVAAGICVVTGQLLALGAPASFLQTITGFFAVALISGAILAINDYFDVESDIINAPHRPIPSGMISKSEALVLFIVLLSVGLFLSYLLNIIAFTAGIVLAITGFLYNWRLKRTGFPGNLMVSFSVGMTFVFGGISVGLPFEKTVLFFGLLAAMLDLGEEISADAMDLEGDKKIQSKSLAIKFGRTRALKISSYIFGFVILLTVIPFVLGWFKIPFLIPFLVMDGVIILSVFRLLQSEGDEGRVYIKWIYRSSTAAILVFLVMRLAGV